From the Gemmatimonadales bacterium genome, one window contains:
- a CDS encoding amidohydrolase family protein, with protein GVLVLSVLDSTLRRYEGRRIADIAREEHHDPYEALFDLLAADRAKTGAAFFSMSEPDVRAAVSSPWVGVGSDFGATAPDGPLGLRKVHPRAYGTFPRILGRYVREERALTLEAAVRKMTGVAAERMGLPERGLLREGYFADITVFDAGTVMDRATFEDPSRPSEGIRYVMVNGRLTLDEGRVTGERPGRALRGPGWRRS; from the coding sequence GGCGTCCTCGTGCTGAGCGTCCTCGACTCGACGTTGCGGCGGTACGAAGGCCGCCGCATCGCGGACATCGCGCGGGAAGAGCACCACGACCCGTACGAGGCTCTCTTCGACCTGCTGGCGGCGGACCGGGCAAAGACGGGAGCCGCATTCTTCTCGATGAGCGAACCGGACGTGCGGGCGGCGGTCTCGTCCCCGTGGGTAGGTGTCGGGTCTGACTTCGGCGCCACGGCCCCGGACGGTCCGCTGGGCCTGCGGAAGGTGCATCCCCGCGCCTACGGGACCTTCCCCCGGATCCTGGGCCGCTACGTGCGGGAGGAGCGCGCGCTGACGCTGGAGGCCGCGGTGCGGAAGATGACCGGTGTGGCCGCCGAGCGGATGGGGCTTCCGGAGCGCGGACTACTGCGTGAGGGGTACTTCGCGGACATCACGGTGTTCGATGCGGGGACCGTCATGGACCGCGCCACGTTCGAAGATCCGAGCCGGCCATCGGAGGGGATACGGTACGTCATGGTGAATGGTCGCCTGACGCTCGACGAAGGAAGAGTCACCGGCGAAAGGCCGGGGCGTGCGCTGCGCGGTCCGG